The genomic DNA TCAGGCGCGTGGCGTCGGGTTCGCAGGGCGCGTCCAGCAAGGTGCCATCCACGCCGTAATGCCACCCGTGATAACAGCAGCGGATGCCATGCTCGGCGATGATGCCGAATTCCAGCGAGGCGCCACGGTGCGCGCACTGGCGGTGCATGACGCCAACGTCGCCGCTCTTGTCGCGAAACGCCACCAGGTCCTCGCCCATGATGCGGATGGCCTTGGGCACGTCCGTCAGTTCCTGCGACAGGCACACCGGCTGCCAATGGCGGCGCATGTATTCGCCCATCGGCGTGCCGGGATTGCTGCTGGTCAGTTCCAGGTCCGGGCCGGGCCGGTTGCGTTGCTGGTAGCCGGAGAACCGCAACGGATGCTCGTTGCGGGTCGGGGGCACGGAACTCGTGGCTTGTGTCATGTCTTGTCTCCTGATGATGGGAATGGATCAAACACGCAGATTCGATTGGCTGACGAAGCGGATCTGCTGGTATGCGTCCAGGCCTTCCGGCCCGCCTTCGTAGCCCAGTCCGCTGTCCTTGACGCCGCCGACCGGCGCGTCCGCCAGCGAGGGCGTGAAGTTGTTGATGCCGATCCAGGCGGCATCGATGCCCTCGGCAAAGGTGGCGGCGCGCTGCAGGTCGTTGGTGAACGCATAGGCCGCCAGGCCATACTCGACGGCATTGGCCCGGGCGATGGCGTCGTCGAGGGTGCCGAACGGCAGGATCGGCGCCACCGGGCAGAACGGTTCGTCGTGCAGGATGCGGGCCGTGGCCGGTACGTCGGTCAACACGGTCGGCGGGAAGAAGTAGCCCTCGCCCGCCAGGCGGGTCCCGCCCAGCCTGACGTTGGCGCCACGCCGCTGCGCGTCCTCGACCAGGCCGGCCGCGGCGGCCAGGCGCCGCTCGTTGTTCAGCGGCCCCATCCGCACGCCGGCGGCCAATCCGTCGCCCACTTCGAGCTGGCCGGCGTATTCCACGAAGTGCGCGACGAAAGCCTCGTAGAGACTGTCCTGCACGAAGAAGCGGCTGGGCGACAGGCACACCTGGCCGCTGTTGCGGAACTTGAATGCGACGCATGCCTGCGCGACGCGGGCTACGTCGACGTCGTCACAGACGATCACCGGCGCATGGCCGCCCAGTTCCATCGTGCACGGCTTGAGATGGCGCGCGGCCAGCATGGCCAGCAGCCGCCCCACCGGCACCGAGCCCGTGAAGGAGACCTTGCGGATGATCGGCGAGGCGATCAGGCGCTCGGAAATCTGCGCCGGCTTGCCATACAGCAGGCTGATCGCGCCGGACGGCACGCCCGCATCCAGGAACGCCCGCAGCAGCAGCATGCCGATGGCGGGGGTTTCCTCGGGCGCCTTGAGCACCACCGTGCAACCGGCCGCCAGCGCCGCCGCCACCTTGCGGGCGGCCAGGAACGCCGGGAAATTCCACGGCACGAAAGCCGCCACCGGCCCGATCGGACGCTTGACCGTGGTCTGCGTCAACAGCGGCGAGCGCGGCGGCAATTGCCGGCCGTAAGCGCGCTTGCATTCCTCCGCGCAGTAGATGATGCCCTCGATCACCCGGCTCAGCTCGCCGTCCGAATCGGCCAGCGGCTTGCCGTTCTCCAGCGTCAGAACGACAGCCATCTCGCCGCGCCGCTGGTCGATCAGCTGCGCGGCGCGCATCAGGATCGCCGCCCGCTCCCAGGCGCTGGTGCGCGACCAGGTGGCGAACGCGCTGTCGGCGTGGCGCAGCGCGTCGTCGATGTCCTCGTCCGTGGCCACCGGCAGCCTGCCCAACTCGGCGCCGTTGGCGGGATTGCGCACCGCCAGCGTGTCGCGCCCCTGCGCGCCGCGCCACTGTCCGCCCACGTACAGGGCGAGCGCCTGGGGATAGGCCGCCGCATCCAGGCTCGCGGCCGCCGCGGCCCGCTCTTGTTTCGTTTCCTTCATGGCTTATGACTCATCGTGGTTCTGGAAAAGGGAAGAAGATCCGTCAGGACAGCCGCTGCGCGCCGCCCGGCATGGTTCCTGCGACCGCGCCCGACGCGGCGATCATGCGGGCCTGCATGCGTCGGCGGCTGGCCTGCGGATTGATGAACAGCACGCCGACGAGACTCACGCCGATCGCCAGCACCGCGGACACCAGGAAGCCCTGCTCATAGCCAGCCGCGATGGTGTTGCCGCTGCCGATGAAACGGCCCATCAAGGCCGGCGCCACCAGGCCGCCCGTGGTCGCCAGCGCGCTGCTGATCGACATCGCGGCCGAGCGCTGCGAATCGAAGGAGATCTCGGCGACGATTGCCGAGCTCAGCACGAATGTCAGTTGCGGCAGATTGCAGCCCAGCGCCAGCAACAGCACGCGCAGCGTGGGGTGTTCGGCCACGTACAGCGACAGCAGGATGCAGGCCCCGCCCAGCAACACGAATGCACAGCTGAGCCAGCCGCGGGCGTAGATCGAAGCGACGCCGCGCTTGAGCATGCGCTGCGACAGCCACGACCCGACCAGCACCAGCGGAATGTTGATGCCGGTGAAAATCATGAACATCCAGCCGGTTTCCTGCGTGGAGTAACCCAGCGCCTTGCTCATGTAGGCCGGGATCCAGGTGAACATCACCGAGAAGATCCAATACGTGGTCCAGTACAACAGCATGTTGGCCAGGAAGGTGCGATCCGTCAGCAGCACCCAGTAAGGCACGCGCGCCTGCGATGCGTCGGCGCTGGCGCCGGCGTTGCGGACCTGCCCGTCGCCGCCGAACAGCAGCCACAGCACCATCCAGACAATGCTCAGGACGCCCAGCAGCAGGAACGCCGCGTGCCAGCTGTGGTTGAGCATGATGTAGGTGAGCACCGGCCCGGAGATCAGCAGGCCGACCGTCACGCCCTGGAAAATCACCGACGACGGCACGTTGCGCTGGTCGTCCGTGAACCAGGTGTAACAGGAGTGCAGCGCCAGCGGATACGCCGGCCCCTCGCCGATGCCCAGCAGAATCCGCGAGAAATACAGCAGCGGCACCGAGGCGAAGAAGGCCAGCGGCATTTGCGACACGCCCCAGATGCCGGCCAGCACCACCAGCACGACCTTGGACGACACCCGGTTGGCGAGGAAACCGAAGCCGATCGCCGAGACCGAGAAGAACAGGAAAAAGCTGCTGGCGATCATGCCGAACTGCGCCGGCTCGATGCTCAGTTCCTGCATCAGCGGCACGGCCACGATGCCAAGAATCGCCTTGTCCATGAAATTGATGACCATGAACAAGGCCAGAAGCACTGTCACGACCCACCCTCGTACATTCACCTTCCCTGGTGCTGCAGTTGCCATGTCTCGCCCCTTGTTTTGCGTTTCGGCGCGTTGACTCCGTGCCGTGTCAAAACTATAGTCCTATATAGTTCTTAAGTTCAATGCCCGGCCGTGTCGGGACTTACCCTAAGACCCTTGCGCTTCACCTGAAAAAATGAAATCCCCTCTGTGGCGTCACCGCGGCAGCGAACCCGACTACCGCTATTCCCTGGCCAACGAACGCACCTTCCTGGCGTGGATCCGCTCGGCGCTGGCCTTGCTGGCGGCCGGCCTGCTGCTCGATCAACCCGGCATGGCCGGCAGTCCGGCCGTGCGCACCGGACTCGCGCTCGGTCTGTGCGTGCTGGCGGTGCTGGCCAGCGCCAGCGCCTACCGGCGCTGGCGCGGCAACGAAATCGCCATGCGCCATGCGGCGGCGCTGCCGCACAGCCCGGCCCTGGCGCTGCTGTGCCTGGCCATGCTTGCCATCGGCGCGGGCGTGTGCTGGCTGCTGCTCAGCCACGCTTGATCCCCCCCTGTGAACCCGGCCAGCTGTGCGCCAACCATGACCTATCCCCGCGATCCGGGCCTGCAACCCGAGCGAACCCTGCTGGCCTGGCGGCGCACCTGCCTGGGCCTGCTGCTGAACAGTTTCCTGCTGATGCGCGGCGGAGCCTTGCACGGGGAACCCGCCGCGATCGGCGTCGGGCTGCTCGTCATGGCGCTGGCCGGCTGGCTGTATGCCCGCGTTCGCGCGCGCCTGTCCACCTCGCTTGGCGCGCGCGCCAGCGCGCCGGACCCGCGCGTCGTCATGGCGGCCACCTGCGCGGCCCTGTTGCTGTGCCTGGCGGGCGCCTGGCACGGCGTGCGCCTTTTCCACGCGGCGATGTCCTGAACCCTCGTGGCGACGCTGCCCCCTATCCTCCCGCGCTACACCTTTGGGGCGCTTTTCATCCGGGGCGGTCACACGCCGGTGACGCAAGCGGGCCTAATGCGCATCCGCCACTGAAGCCAGGGGCCTGACTGGCGGTTGCTCGTGCTGCAATGCCTGCCACAGATCGTAGTTCGCCTGCATCGCGACCCACGCCTGCGCGGTGCCCGCTCCCGCCTGCTCCAATCGGACGGCGAGGTCCGGACTGATACCCGCCTTGCCGTTGAGTACCCGCGACAGCGCCACCCGCGACATCGCCAGGCGATCAGCAGCGTCTGTCACCGACAGGCCCAAGGGGGCAATAACGTCTTCCCGCAACACTTCGCCCGGATGCGGAGGGTTATGCATCATGATGATTCCTAATGGTAGTCGCGATAATCGACCAGCTCGACACCCGCCTCGGTAAAGCGGAATGTCACGCGCCAATTGCCGTTGACCCAGACTGACCATTGGTTCGCGAGTTCGCCTTTCAACGAGTGCAGCTTATAGCCGGGCATACTCATATCCTGAGGCCTGGCAGCCACATCCAGAACGGCCAGGATCCGCCTAAGCTTGCCGGCATGTGAAGCTTGGATGCCTCGCGTCGAACCGGTGCGATAGAAGACCTCAAGGCCTTTGTGGCGAAATCCAATGATCATTCGTGAACGTATCCCGTAACGATACACGATGCGGGAATTGAAGGGGTGAAATTGTGTTCACCCCACGGCATCCCAATCGGCATCGCGTCTGCAAGGACTCATCCTGTGCGCCGAACATTGGACCGTCAACAATGACACGTCGTTTATCAGTTTGAGTCCAAGTCAGTCACCAGATACGCCTGCCCGCCCGGCTTCAGGTAGGGTTGCAGTGCCTTGAACGGCACGCTGCCGTGGGTACCCAGGCAGGCGCCCGAAGCGTGTCCCACGCCGGACACCGACAGGCTCAATGCCCCCGGCGAGGTGGCGCCCAGGGCCAGGTATTGCGGCCAGAGGTCGGCGCAATCTTCCACGTTGGGATGCTGCTCTGCGCGGTCCTCGGGCGGGCCGGCCTTGACCACCTGTTCCACCAGCCCCAGCAGCGCCGCGCTGGGCTCGCGGCCGAAGCTGCGCTTGCCCGGCGCGTAGGCGTCGAAGACGCGGTTCCAATCGAGGTATTCGCCGCGCAGCAAGTCGAAGGTGTATGGCTCGAAATGGTTGGCGGGATGCGCCCCGCCGCAATCCAGGCTGCCCGCTTCGGTCACGGTCAGCAGCGCGCGCGACAGCCAGGTGACGTTGATGTTTTCTTCGTCGAACCCGCCCAACGTGCCCGCGCCGGGACTCGTGCTGGTGTAGGCAGAGGCCATGCATTCCAGCGCGCCCAGGCTCTTGCGCCAGTGGCGTTGTTCCAGCAGGTCATTGACGCGCCGCATGACCTGCGGATCGGGATGACGGCTGAGCCGTGGATAGGCAAACCCGGTGCGCGGATCTTGCCACATGCGGTAGGCCACCGCGCCCGTGCCGACGTCCTTGCCCACCGGCTTGGCGTGGCCGGCCAGCTTCAGTGTTTCATAGGGCGCGCGGGCAGCGTCGATGCCCGCCTTGAGGTCGATGTCGCCCACGTCGGCCTGCGTGGCGCGCGCCTTGGCGCGGTCGCGTTCGAGTTGCGCGGTGTCGTAGCCGGCCACGCGCTGCAGGTCGAAGCGGCGTTGCTTGCCGGTGCGGGTGTCGGTCCACTGCCCGCGATAGCCCTTCTCGTCACGCGTGCCTTGCCAGCTGGCGGCGCGGTCGGGCGCGTCGATCGCGGCCGTGTCCGAAGCCGGAGGCCGCGCCGGGTGCGGCTTGGGCTCGTACAGGACGTCGCCCGTGCCGCGCAGGGGAATGTCGACGCCGCTCTTCGGGTAGAAATAGCGCCCGCTCACGACCCCGTTGGCGCCGGCCGCGTCATCCAGTTCCAGCACCACCTCGCCGGCCCCTTGCAGCGTGCCCTTGTAGACGGTGCGCTGGGCGGCGTCGGCCTGCGTCCCCGGCAGGGCCAGCAGGGCCAGCGCCAGGGCGCCAAGGGAAGGGAGATGAGGACGGAAGATGGACGATGGCATGGGGCGGGCACGGCCGGAAATTGAGGTGGGCCCACTATACCCGAGCCATCTCTGTGCCTTCCGGCTGCGTCCGACGGACAACACGCGACCGCGCGCCGCCGAGCCAGCAATCGGACCGAGGAGGCCGGCGCTTACGCGCGCTTGAGCGCCGCCAGCACCCCGGTCAGATCCAGCGCGCCGGCGCTGGCGGAGCGTTTCATGGATTCGAGCCCGCGAGCCACCCAACTGGCCACCGCCGCATTCGCCTCCGCGTCGGCCACTGCCATCGCGTCGTGGCGCGGGACCTGGATGGCAAGCGCAAGGGCCGCCTTCTTGCCCGAGTACTTCGCCACGGCGCTGAACCCCGACTCGGCGTAATCGCTGATGCTGCCGCCCACGAATAGCTCGATATCCAGCGTGGCGGCGCCAGGCACCACGACCGGCGCCAACGCGGCTTTCAACCTGGGCCGGTACGCGACGACGGCGGGCAGGAACCGCGAGCCGGCCTCCGGCCCTCCCATTCTTGCGCCGAGTGCGACGTCCATGAAAACTCCTTTTTCGGGCAGGCCGGTATTGTACTGACGGGCCTCATTGGCGCGGCGCTGGCCGCGCCGCGCGTCACTTGTTTCGCTTGACCATATCCAGGATGGTCTTGCGGAGTTCGTCGCACGCCTGCGCCTCGGAAATTTCACCGGCGACGGCCGCGGTCGACAGCGCGTCGGCCGCGCCCAGCATGGCCCACAGGCTGGCCGTGGCAATGCCTTGCGGCCCGGCGAAGGGCGCAAACAGCCGCCGGCATTTTTCGATGAAGGCATACTGGTACTGCCGTTTCACGGCCGCCAGTTCCGGCGAGCCGTCCAGCGCCGCCAGCACTCCGGGAATCTCGCGCCCCTGCGTCGACACGCATGCGACGTACCGCTCGGCGATGACGCCGGCCTTGTCCTTCAGGCTCGGCTTGCTGGCCGCAATGGCGTCATCGATGATCGCCGTCTGGCGCGCGTCGAAGTCCTGGTACAAGGCGGCCAGCAGGCCATTGCGTGTGCCGAAGTGGTCATAGACCACCGGCTTGGAGACGCCGGCCGCTTCGGCCAGGCGTCCCAGGGTCAAGGCGTCGGTGCCTTCCTCGCTGACCAGTTTCCAGGAAACCTCCATCAGCTGGCGCGAGCGCTCGTCTTTCGACAGGCGGCGGCGTGGCGGGGAAGCGGGAGCGGGAACGGGAACGGCGGACATCTGTATTCTCGGGTATCGATCAGGATTGCACGGCAAAAATCCGCTGACCGATGGCGTGCGCCGCGTCGAGATGGGAAGCCGGAAAGCCGGCATCCGAAGGAAGCAGCAATTCCGATGTCGCGACGCGCGCGCCGCAGTAGCCGAAGATGCCGTGGTCGATCTGCGTTTTCATGGCGCCGAAGTAGCCATGCCTGCCGTAGGTTCGCATATCGGCGCCGCCACTGGCAACCAGATGCACGGGCAGGCGCTGCAGTTTCTTGACCAGCTTGCCGTCCGCGCCGGCGTCATAGGCCCAGCCGTTGGTGAACACGCGGTCGATCCAGCCTTTCAACAGGCCGGGGAACGACCACCAGTAAACCGGATAGACCAACACCAATGCATCCGCGCGGTCGATCCGCGCCTGCTCGGCGACGACGTCCGGCGACGACGCAGCCTGCTTCAGATGCAGGGCCGCATCGGCCTGGGTGAACCTCGGATCGAACCCTTCCGCGGCCAGATCCGCGATCTCGAAGGAATGTTCCGGGCCGCGGGCGACAACGCCCTGCGCGAGCTGGGCGGCGATGGCATGGGTCAGGGATGCGGGGTCGGGATGTGCGACAACGATAAGCGCGTGCATGCGGATCTTCCGTACAGAGTTTCTATATACGAATAGTAGCCTACTTTTAGTAGATATTGAAAGATCAATCACCCGCGCGCTTCCGGCATGTTCGTCCGACGGTGTCCGCCGCGATCTTGAGCATCCCTGCCCGAAGCGATAAATTTGCTCCAGCGAAATCGTTGCCATGGCCTGCCACGCAGGCCCGTCGTTGGAGTCGCACGCATGGATATCATCGAGACGATCGCTTCGCACACCGCGGCCCTGCGCATGCCGCTGTATGCCGTGACGGCCAGCGCCATCCGCAAGGCCGACACGCCGCTCATTCTCACGCTGCACTGGCATGGCTTTCACCGTGATGGCACGGCGGACGGCGGACTGCGCTCCGTCGCCGGGTCGGCGGTCCAACTCAATCTGCGCTGGCGCGATTTTGCCGTGCTGGACCGCGCGATCATCGACGCCGGATGGGCGCTTGGCGCCTGGGATGTCGAGCGCTTGGCGCGCCCGCCCTGGTGGCGCCTGAACGCGCCAGCCTCGGAAGCCGTGGCCGGCCACCGCGCCTTCGCCGATTATTCCGACCTGCCGCGATCGGACGACACCGTCGTGGTGGAAGCGCCGGATCAGCAAGACCTGCTTGAACTGGCGGCGCGCAAGGGCTACGTGCGCTGGCTGTTCAGGCCACGCAAGGGCGGCCTGTGGCGCCAACTGGACGGCGACGACGATACGTTGGACGCCGACGGCGGACGCTCCCTACCCTGCCCGGTGCCGCTGCAACCGGACGGCCGCGAACTGCGCCGCAAGGTGCTTTACCGGCTTGGACGAGGCAAGGATTTTCTGATTCTTTAAGTTTCATTTTGATGCATTTTTGACCCTTGAAGCGTCTTTGGCCCGCCCATAGATTTTTTGCGCATCCCGTTCGTGGATGCCCGATGCGTGGCGCTGCCGTGCGGCGCGCAACGCGCCGGTATTCACTTTTTGATGATCAAGACTTCAGGAGATAGAGTCATGAAGATCCGTCCCCTCTATGACCGGATTATCGTCAAGCGAATCGAACAACAGCGCAAGACCGCATCCGGCATCGTCATCCCGGACTCCGCCGCCGAAAAGCCCGAGCAAGGCGAAGTACTCGCCGTCGGCCAGGGCAAGCGCAACGCCGATGGCTCGCTGCGCGAGCCGGAACTCAAGGTGGGCGACCACGTCCTTTTCGGCAAGTATGCCGGCCAGACCGTGAAGGTCGACGGCGAGGAGCTGCTGGTCATGCGCGAAGACGACATCTTCGCCGTGCTCACGCCGCAGGACAAGCAATTGAAGAAGGCCGCCTGAGGCCCGGCCATCGCGAATCGAGGAGCAAGAAATGAGTGCCAAAGACGTCAAATTCCACGATAACGCCCGCGCCCGCGTGGTCAAGGGCGTCAACATCCTGGCCGATGCCGTCAAGGTGACGCTCGGCCCCAAGGGCCGCAACGTGCTGCTGGAACGCAGCTTCGGCGCGCCCACCATCACCAAGGACGGGGTCTCGGTCGCCAAGGAGATCGAACTGAAGGACAAGTTCGAGAACATGGGCGCGCAGATCGTCAAG from Achromobacter xylosoxidans includes the following:
- a CDS encoding NAD-dependent succinate-semialdehyde dehydrogenase — translated: MKETKQERAAAAASLDAAAYPQALALYVGGQWRGAQGRDTLAVRNPANGAELGRLPVATDEDIDDALRHADSAFATWSRTSAWERAAILMRAAQLIDQRRGEMAVVLTLENGKPLADSDGELSRVIEGIIYCAEECKRAYGRQLPPRSPLLTQTTVKRPIGPVAAFVPWNFPAFLAARKVAAALAAGCTVVLKAPEETPAIGMLLLRAFLDAGVPSGAISLLYGKPAQISERLIASPIIRKVSFTGSVPVGRLLAMLAARHLKPCTMELGGHAPVIVCDDVDVARVAQACVAFKFRNSGQVCLSPSRFFVQDSLYEAFVAHFVEYAGQLEVGDGLAAGVRMGPLNNERRLAAAAGLVEDAQRRGANVRLGGTRLAGEGYFFPPTVLTDVPATARILHDEPFCPVAPILPFGTLDDAIARANAVEYGLAAYAFTNDLQRAATFAEGIDAAWIGINNFTPSLADAPVGGVKDSGLGYEGGPEGLDAYQQIRFVSQSNLRV
- a CDS encoding MFS transporter, producing MTVLLALFMVINFMDKAILGIVAVPLMQELSIEPAQFGMIASSFFLFFSVSAIGFGFLANRVSSKVVLVVLAGIWGVSQMPLAFFASVPLLYFSRILLGIGEGPAYPLALHSCYTWFTDDQRNVPSSVIFQGVTVGLLISGPVLTYIMLNHSWHAAFLLLGVLSIVWMVLWLLFGGDGQVRNAGASADASQARVPYWVLLTDRTFLANMLLYWTTYWIFSVMFTWIPAYMSKALGYSTQETGWMFMIFTGINIPLVLVGSWLSQRMLKRGVASIYARGWLSCAFVLLGGACILLSLYVAEHPTLRVLLLALGCNLPQLTFVLSSAIVAEISFDSQRSAAMSISSALATTGGLVAPALMGRFIGSGNTIAAGYEQGFLVSAVLAIGVSLVGVLFINPQASRRRMQARMIAASGAVAGTMPGGAQRLS
- a CDS encoding YidH family protein; this encodes MKSPLWRHRGSEPDYRYSLANERTFLAWIRSALALLAAGLLLDQPGMAGSPAVRTGLALGLCVLAVLASASAYRRWRGNEIAMRHAAALPHSPALALLCLAMLAIGAGVCWLLLSHA
- a CDS encoding DUF202 domain-containing protein, translated to MTYPRDPGLQPERTLLAWRRTCLGLLLNSFLLMRGGALHGEPAAIGVGLLVMALAGWLYARVRARLSTSLGARASAPDPRVVMAATCAALLLCLAGAWHGVRLFHAAMS
- a CDS encoding HigA family addiction module antitoxin, producing the protein MHNPPHPGEVLREDVIAPLGLSVTDAADRLAMSRVALSRVLNGKAGISPDLAVRLEQAGAGTAQAWVAMQANYDLWQALQHEQPPVRPLASVADAH
- a CDS encoding type II toxin-antitoxin system RelE/ParE family toxin codes for the protein MIIGFRHKGLEVFYRTGSTRGIQASHAGKLRRILAVLDVAARPQDMSMPGYKLHSLKGELANQWSVWVNGNWRVTFRFTEAGVELVDYRDYH
- a CDS encoding TetR/AcrR family transcriptional regulator; the protein is MSAVPVPAPASPPRRRLSKDERSRQLMEVSWKLVSEEGTDALTLGRLAEAAGVSKPVVYDHFGTRNGLLAALYQDFDARQTAIIDDAIAASKPSLKDKAGVIAERYVACVSTQGREIPGVLAALDGSPELAAVKRQYQYAFIEKCRRLFAPFAGPQGIATASLWAMLGAADALSTAAVAGEISEAQACDELRKTILDMVKRNK
- a CDS encoding NAD(P)H-dependent oxidoreductase → MHALIVVAHPDPASLTHAIAAQLAQGVVARGPEHSFEIADLAAEGFDPRFTQADAALHLKQAASSPDVVAEQARIDRADALVLVYPVYWWSFPGLLKGWIDRVFTNGWAYDAGADGKLVKKLQRLPVHLVASGGADMRTYGRHGYFGAMKTQIDHGIFGYCGARVATSELLLPSDAGFPASHLDAAHAIGQRIFAVQS
- a CDS encoding co-chaperone GroES, which translates into the protein MKIRPLYDRIIVKRIEQQRKTASGIVIPDSAAEKPEQGEVLAVGQGKRNADGSLREPELKVGDHVLFGKYAGQTVKVDGEELLVMREDDIFAVLTPQDKQLKKAA